The sequence AAATATGACCTGGAGCCCAAGCTCCAGGTGCCGATGACCGGATCTGCCTTCCCACAACTGTACGCTGAGCTGGACATCGAGGATCAACTAGGCGCTATACCCTGTGAGCAGGTCTCGATGTCATACCGGCACAAGTCAGCAGATAAGTACAAGACCGCAGTCTTGGGGCAGACGGGGCAGGACCCCAAACCACTTTTTGACCTTTGGGGACTGGATGAAAAGGAAGGAGAGGAGGCTATTCCGACACTTGCCGAGCTTGCCTTCCTCACCCCCGAGCAGCTTGACGCCATGGACGATATGACCTTCGATGAATGGTTGAAGCAGCGGAATGTCCCGTGGGGCGTTTATAGCTTCTTCTGTATGCAAGCTAACGGCTCCCTGGCAGAGCCCATCGACCTCGTAGCCGCCTCAGAGCAGGGAGCGATCATGCAGCATATCGCCACCGCCGGGGGCGGCGGATACTATAAAGGCGGTTTCGGGCGAATGCTCGATGTCATTGCCGATTACATCAAGGCCAACGGCGGGGATATAAAAATGGGTATCAGAGTGGAAAAGATAAAAGTCTCCAACGGCCGCGTAACCGGGATAGCTAGCGATAAGGGAGACTTCGACGCGTCCATAGTGGTTAGCGACGTAGGCATCCAGCCCACCATTTTGAAGCTGGTGGGTGAGAATGAGTTCGACAGGGGCTATGTTAACTATATAAAAGACCTGGTCCCCGGTTGGGCCTTTACAGCAGTGAGGTACTTCCTTAATAAGAAAGTGGTGAAAGAGCAGATGGCCATGATCTATGCCGACGAGACATGGTTGAACATGGAGCGATTCCTCAAGATCAGGTCCGGCCATGTCCCCGAGGAAGTACTAGCGTTCTTCACCGTCCCATCCAACTACGACCCCAGCATGGCGCCAGCGGATAAGCAGTGCATTAT comes from Dehalococcoidia bacterium and encodes:
- a CDS encoding NAD(P)-binding protein, producing MANHKYDVIVVGAGPGGLCCTALLCKWGLKTLLVDKNTIPGGKAITVEHNGFKYDLEPKLQVPMTGSAFPQLYAELDIEDQLGAIPCEQVSMSYRHKSADKYKTAVLGQTGQDPKPLFDLWGLDEKEGEEAIPTLAELAFLTPEQLDAMDDMTFDEWLKQRNVPWGVYSFFCMQANGSLAEPIDLVAASEQGAIMQHIATAGGGGYYKGGFGRMLDVIADYIKANGGDIKMGIRVEKIKVSNGRVTGIASDKGDFDASIVVSDVGIQPTILKLVGENEFDRGYVNYIKDLVPGWAFTAVRYFLNKKVVKEQMAMIYADETWLNMERFLKIRSGHVPEEVLAFFTVPSNYDPSMAPADKQCIIAGTICSPDPKAPEIEMQNNKIDQMLDKIFPGFMDACFERQATGPAEVSAATRDSVLPGQGGECVGLAQIVGQCGKHKPSQKTPIAGLFIVGADAGGRGMGTHQSGESGMKGARLVRRYHTMRQAAT